One segment of Camelus bactrianus isolate YW-2024 breed Bactrian camel chromosome 27, ASM4877302v1, whole genome shotgun sequence DNA contains the following:
- the CSPG4 gene encoding chondroitin sulfate proteoglycan 4, translating into MRSGARLPLPAPAPALALALAFAVLAGPASTASFFGENHLEVPVATALTDIDLQLEFSTSQPEALLLLAAGPADHLLLQLYSGRLQVRLILGKEEVRLQTPAETLLSNSVPHTVGLTVSDSWALLSVDGLLNASAPVQGASLEVPYGLSLGGTGSLGLPYLRGASRPLRGCLYTAVLNGRSLLRPLTPDVPEGCAEEFSAGDDVALGFSGPQSLAAFPAWGTQDEGTLEFTLTTRSQQAPLAFQAGGRHGDFIYVDIFEGHLRAVVEKGQGTILLHNSVPVADGQPHEVSVHMDAHRLEISVDQYPTRTSNRGVLSHLEPRGSLLLGGLDAEASRHLQEHRLGLAVNISLLGCLEDLSVNGQRLGLREALLTRNMAAGCRLEEDEYEEDAYGPYEALSTLAPEAWPAMQLPEPCVPEPGLPPVFANFTQLLTISPLVVAEGGTAWLEWRHMQPTLDLSEAELRKSQVLFSVTRGARHGELELDIPGAQVRKMFTLLDVVNRKARFVHDGSEDTSDRLVLEVSVTARGPMPSCLRRGQTYILPIQINPVNDPPRIIFPHSSLMVILEHTQKPLGPEVFQAYDPDSACEGLTFQLLGVPTSLPVERRDQPGEPATEFSCRELEAGNLVYIHRSGPAQDLMFRVSDGLQASPPATLKVVAIRPAIQVRHNTGLHLAQGSTAPVLPANLSVETNAVGQDVSVLFRVTGALQFGELQKQGAGGAEGAEWRATQVFHQRDVEQGRVRYLSTDPQHRAEDTVENVALEVQVGQETLSNLSFPVTVQRATVWLLRLEPLHTQNTRQEALTTAHLEAATEDVGPNPTTFHYEVVQAPRKGNLRLQGTRLSDGQGFTQDDLQAGRVTYGATARASEAVEDIFRFRVTAPPHFSPLYTFPIHISGDPDAPVLTNVLLSVPEGGEGVISADHLFVKSLNSASYLYEVMERPRHGRLAWHGAQDKTAMVTSFTNEDLLHGRLVYQHDGSETTEDDIPFVAARQGEGSGGLAGEEVRGVFRVAIQPVNNRAPVQTVSRVFHVARGGQRLLTTDDVAFSDADSGFADAQLVLTRKDLLFGSIVAVDEPTRPIYRFTQEDLRKRRVLFVHSGADRGWIQLQVSDGQHQATALLEVQASEPYLHVANGSSLVVPQGGQGTIDTAVLHLDTNLDVRSGDEVHYRVTAGPRWGQLLRAGQPATAFSQQDLLDGAILYSHNGSLSPRDTLAFSVEAGPVHTDATLQVTIALEGPLAPLHLVQHKKIYVFQGEAAEIRRDQLEAAQEAVPPADIVFSVKTPPSAGYLVMLSHGATAAKPPSLDPVHSFSQEAVDAGRVLYLHSRPEAWSDAFSLDVSSGLGAPLEGIRMELEVLPTTIPLKAENFSVPEGGTRTLAPPLLRITGPYFPTLPGLNLLVLEPPRHGALRREEGPQDRTLSTFSWREVEQQLIHYVHDGSETLADSFVLVANASEMDRQSYPVTFSITILPVNDQPPVLTTNTGLQMWEGATVPIPAEAIRATDSDSGPEDLVYTLEQPSNGRVVLRTAPGTEVYSFTQAQLDSGLVLFSHRGALDGGFRFSLSDGEHTSPGHFFRVMAQKQLLLSLEGSRTLTICPGSTQPLSSQSLRASSSAGTDPHHLLYHVVRGPQLGRLLHTQRGSTGEALVNFTQAEVYAGNVLYEHEMPPEPFWEAHDTLELRLSSPPAPDLAATLDVSVSFEAACPQRPSRLWRNKGLWVSEGQRAEITTAALDASNLLASVPSPQRAEHDVLFQITQFPTRGQLLVSEEPLHTGRPHFLQSELAAGQLVYAHGGGGTQQDGFRFRAHLQGPAGASVVGPQTSAAFTITVRDVNERPPRPQASVPLQLTRGSRSPISRAQLSVVDPDSDPGEIEYEVQRAPHNGFLSLAGASLGPGTRFTQADVDAGRLAFVANGSSVAGFFQLSVSDGASPPLPMSLAVDVLPSAIEVQLRAPLEVPQALGRSSLSRQQLQVVSDREEPDAAYHLIQGPQYGHLLVGGQPATAFSQLQVDQGEVVFAFTNFSSSHDQFSILALARGANTSATVNITVRALLHMWTGGPWPQGATLRLDPTVLDAGELANRTGSVPRFRLLAGPQHGRLVRVPRARTEPWGGQLVEQFTQQDLEDGRLGLEVGRPDGVSPGPAGDSLTLELWARGVPPAVASLDFATEPYSAARPYRVALLSLPEAARTQAGQPESSTSTGQPDPVASSPAPTTAQGSFLGFLEANVFSVIIPVCLVLLLLALILPLLFYLRKRNKTGKHDVQVLTAKPRNGLAGDTETFRKVDPGQAIPLTAVPGQAAPPGAQPDPELLQFCRTSNPALKNGQYWV; encoded by the exons CCTCTTTCTTCGGAGAGAACCACCTGGAGGTGCCTGTGGCCACGGCTCTGACCGACATAGACCTACAGCTGGAGTTTTCCACGTCCCAGCCCGAAGCCCTGCTCCTCCTCGCAGCAGGCCCGGCTGACCACCTCCTCCTGCAGCTCTACTCTGGACGCCTGCAG GTCAGACTGATCCTGGGCAAGGAGGAGGTGAGGCTGCAGACCCCGGCAGAGACACTGCTGAGCAACTCCGTCCCCCACACTGTGGGGCTGACTGTGTCAGACAGCTGGGCTTTGCTGTCAGTTGATGGGCTCCTGAACGCCTCAGCCCCAGTCCAGGGAGCCAGCCTGGAGGTCCCCTATGGACTCTCCCTGGGGGGCACTGGGAGCCTTGGCCTGCCCTACCTGAGGGGTGCCAGCCGACCCCTCCGGGGTTGCCTCTACACAGCCGTCCTCAATGGTCGCAGCCTTCTCCGGCCACTGACCCCGGATGTGCCTGAGGGCTGTGCTGAGGAATTTTCTGCTGGTGACGATGTGGCCCTGGGCTTCTCTGGGCCCCAGTCGCTGGCTGCCTTCCCTGCCTGGGGCACTCAGGATGAAGGCACCCTGGAGTTTACACTCACCACACGGAGCCAGCAGGCGCCCCTGGCCTTCCAGGCAGGGGGCCGGCATGGGGACTTCATCTACGTGGACATATTTGAGGGCCACCTGCGGGCTGTGGTCGAGAAGGGCCAGGGCACAATACTGCTCCACAACAGTGTGCCTGTGGCTGATGGGCAGCCCCACGAGGTCAGTGTCCACATGGATGCTCACCGACTGGAAATCTCCGTGGACCAGTACCCAACACGCACTTCCAACCGTGGGGTCCTCAGCCACCTGGAGCCACGTGGCAGTCTCCTCCTCGGAGGGCTGGATGCAGAGGCCTCTCGCCATCTCCAGGAACACCGCCTGGGCCTGGCTGTCAACATCTCCCTGCTGGGCTGCTTGGAGGATCTCAGCGTCAATGGCCAGAGGCTGGGGCTCCGGGAAGCCTTGCTGACTCGCAACATGGCGGCCGGCTGCCGACTTGAGGAGGACGAGTATGAGGAGGACGCCTATGGCCCATACGAAGCTCTCTCCACCCTGGCTCCTGAGGCTTGGCCAGCCATGCAGCTGCCTGAGCCCTGCGTGCCTGAGCCGGGGCTGCCCCCTGTCTTTGCCAATTTCACCCAACTGCTGACCATCAGCCCGCTGGTGGTGGCCGAGGGCGGCACGGCCTGGCTGGAGTGGCGGCATATGCAGCCCACACTGGACCTGAGCGAGGCCGAGCTGCGCAAATCCCAAGTATTGTTCAGCGTGACCCGTGGCGCCCGGCATGGCGAGCTGGAGCTGGACATCCCGGGCGCCCAAGTGCGGAAAATGTTCACCCTCCTGGACGTGGTGAACCGCAAGGCCCGCTTCGTCCACGATGGCTCTGAGGACACCTCCGACCGGCTAGTGCTGGAGGTGTCAGTGACAGCTCGGGGGCCCATGCCCTCCTGCCTTCGGAGGGGCCAGACTTACATCCTGCCCATTCAAATAAACCCTGTCAACGACCCACCCCGCATCATCTTCCCACACAGCAGCCTCATGGTGATCCTGGAACACACTCAGAAGCCACTGGGGCCCGAGGTCTTCCAGGCCTATGATCCAGACTCTGCCTGCGAGGGCCTCACCTTCCAGCTCCTTGGTGTCCCCACTAGCCTCCCCGTGGAGCGCCGAGACCAGCCTGGGGAGCCAGCCACCGAGTTCTCCTGCCGGGAGCTGGAGGCAGGCAACCTAGTCTACATCCACCGTAGTGGGCCTGCCCAGGACCTGATGTTCCGGGTCAGCGATGGGCTCCAGGCCAGCCCCCCTGCCACGCTGAAGGTGGTGGCCATCCGGCCAGCCATTCAGGTCCGCCACAACACAGGCCTGCACCTGGCCCAGGGCTCCACCGCACCCGTGCTGCCCGCCAACCTGTCAGTGGAGACGAATGCCGTGGGGCAGGATGTGAGCGTGCTGTTCCGAGTCACTGGGGCCCTGCAATTTGGGGAGCTGCAGAAACAGGGGGCAGGTGGAGCGGAGGGTGCCGAGTGGCGGGCCACACAGGTGTTCCATCAACGGGACGTGGAGCAGGGCCGCGTGAGGTACCTGAGCACCGACCCGCAGCACCGCGCCGAGGACACCGTGGAGAATGTAGCCCTGGAGGTGCAGGTGGGCCAGGAGACCTTGAGCAACCTGTCCTTCCCAGTGACTGTCCAGAGAGCCACAGTGTGGCTGCTGCGGCTGGAGCCTCTGCACACCCAGAACACCCGGCAGGAGGCCCTCACCACAGCCCACCTGGAAGCTGCCACGGAGGACGTAGGCCCGAACCCCACCACCTTCCACTATGAGGTAGTGCAGGCCCCCAGGAAGGGCAATCTTCGGCTCCAGGGCACACGACTGTCAGACGGTCAGGGCTTCACCCAGGATGACCTGCAGGCCGGCCGAGTGACCTACGGGGCCACAGCACGAGCCTCAGAGGCAGTGGAGGACATCTTCCGATTCCGCGTCACGGCCCCGCCACACTTCTCCCCGCTCTACACCTTCCCCATCCACATCAGCGGTGATCCCGACGCCCCTGTCCTCACCAACGTCCTCCTGTCGGTGCCTGAGGGCGGCGAGGGCGTCATCTCTGCTGACCACCTCTTCGTCAAGAGTCTCAACAGTGCCAGCTACCTCTATGAGGTCATGGAGCGGCCCCGCCATGGCAGGTTGGCATGGCATGGGGCGCAGGACAAGACCGCCATGGTGACATCCTTCACCAACGAGGACCTGCTGCATGGCCGGCTGGTCTACCAGCACGACGGCTCCGAGACCACAGAAGATGACATCCCGTTTGTGGCTGCCCGCCAGGGCGAGGGCAGCGGGGGCCTGGCCGGGGAGGAGGTACGTGGAGTCTTCCGCGTGGCCATCCAGCCCGTGAACAACCGCGCCCCTGTGCAGACTGTCAGCCGCGTCTTCCACGTGGCCCGGGGTGGGCAGCGGCTGCTGACTACAGACGACGTGGCCTTTAGCGATGCCGACTCCGGCTTTGCTGATGCTCAGCTGGTGCTGACCCGCAAGGACCTCCTCTTCGGCAGTATCGTGGCTGTGGATGAGCCCACGAGGCCCATCTATCGCTTCACCCAGGAGGACCTCAGGAAGAGGCGAGTCTTGTTCGTGCACTCGGGGGCCGACCGTGGCTGGATCCAGCTACAGGTGTCTGACGGGCAGCACCAGGCCACCGCGCTGCTCGAAGTGCAGGCCTCGGAGCCCTACCTCCATGTGGCCAATGGCTCCAGCCTCGTGGTCCCTCAAGGCGGCCAGGGCACCATCGACACAGCTGTGCTCCACCTGGACACCAACCTAGATGTCCGCAGTGGGGATGAGGTTCACTACCGTGTCACTGCCGGCCCACGCTGGGGGCAGCTGCTTCGGGCCGGCCAGCCAGCCACAGCCTTCTCCCAGCAGGACCTGCTGGATGGGGCCATTCTCTACAGCCACAACGGCAGCCTCAGCCCCCGTGACACCCTGGCCTTCTCTGTGGAGGCAGGGCCTGTGCACACGGATGCCACCCTCCAGGTGACCATTGCCCTCGAGGGGCCACTGGCCCCACTGCACCTGGTCCAGCACAAGAAGATATATGTCTTCCAGGGGGAAGCAGCTGAGATCAGAAGAGACCAGCTAGAG GCAGCCCAAGAGGCAGTGCCACCAGCGGATATTGTGTTCTCAGTGAAGACCCCACCAAGCGCTGGCTACCTGGTGATGCTGTCCCACGGCGCCACGGCCGCCAAGCCGCCGAGCCTGGACCCTGTGCACAGCTTCTCCCAAGAGGCAGTGGATGCAGGCAGGGTCCTGTACCTGCACTCCCGCCCTGAGGCCTGGAGTGATGCCTTCTCCCTGGATGTGTCCTCGGGCCTGGGTGCTCCCCTTGAGGGAATCCGCATGGAGCTGGAGGTGCTGCCCACCACCATCCCACTTAAGGCAGAGAACTTCAGCGTCCCTGAGGGCGGCACCCGCACCCTGGCCCCTCCACTGCTCCGCATCACCGGGCCCTACTTCCCCACACTGCCAGGCCTCAACCTGTTAGTGCTGGAGCCACCCCGGCATGGGGCCCTGCGGAGAGAAGAAGGACCTCAAGACAGGACCCTCAGCACCTTCTCCTGGAGAGAG GTGGAACAGCAGTTGATCCACTATGTGCACGACGGGAGTGAGACGCTGGCAGACAGCTTCGTTCTAGTAGCCAACGCCTCAGAGATGGACCGCCAGAGCTATCCCGTGACCTTCTCCATCACCATCCTGCCTGTCAACGACCAACCTCCTGTCCTTACCACAAACACAGGCCTGCAG ATGTGGGAGGGGGCCACTGTGCCCATCCCTGCGGAGGCCATTAGGGCCACAGACAGCGACTCAGGACCCGAGGACCTGGTCTACACCCTCGAGCAGCCCAGCAACGGACGGGTAGTGCTGCGGACGGCGCCTGGCACCGAGGTCTACAGCTTCACCCAGGCCCAGCTAGACAGCGGGCTCGTGCTGTTCTCACACAGAG GAGCCCTGGACGGAGGCTTCCGCTTCAGCCTGTCTGATGGCGAGCACACATCCCCTGGACACTTCTTCCGGGTGATGGCCCAGAAGCAGCTGCTCCTCTCACTGGAGGGCAGCCGGACGCTGACCATCTGCCCAG GCTCCACCCAGCCACTCAGCAGCCAGAGCCTGAGAGCCAGTTCCAGTGCAGGCACCGACCCCCACCACCTGCTCTACCATGTGGTTCGGGGCCCCCAGCTTGGCCGGCTGCTCCACACCCAGCGGGGCAGCACCGGGGAGGCCCTGGTGAACTTCACTCAGGCAGAG GTCTATGCTGGGAATGTTCTGTATGAGCATGAGATGCCCCCTGAGCCCTTCTGGGAGGCCCACGACACCCTGGAGCTCCGGCTGTCCTCACCCCCTGCGCCCGACCTGGCCGCCACCCTGGATGTGTCTGTGTCTTTCGAGGCTGCCTGTCCCCAGCGCCCCAGCCGCCTATGGAGGAACAAAG GTCTCTGGGTCTCTGAAGGCCAGCGGGCTGAGATCACCACGGCTGCCCTGGATGCCTCCAACCTCCTGGCCAGCGTTCCGTCGCCCCAGCGCGCAGAGCATGACGTGCTCTTCCAGATCACGCAGTTCCCCACGCGGGGCCAGCTATTGGTGTCCGAGGAGCCTCTGCACACTGGGCGGCCCCACTTCCTGCAGTCCGAGCTGGCCGCAGGGCAGCTGGTGTACGCCCATGGCGGCGGGGGCACCCAGCAGGATGGCTTTCGCTTCCGTGCCCACCTCCAGGGACCAGCAGGGGCCTCGGTGGTGGGACCCCAAACCTCAGCGGCCTTCACCATCACGGTGCGGGACGTGAATGAGCGGCCACCTCGGCCACAGGCCTCCGTCCCACTCCAGCTCACCCGGGGCTCCCGCAGCCCCATCTCCCGGGCCCAGCTGAGTGTGGTGGACCCAGACTCGGATCCCGGGGAGATCGAGTACGAGGTGCAGCGGGCACCCCACAACGGGTTCCTGAGCCTGGCGGGGGccagcctgggacctgggacccgcTTCACTCAGGCCGACGTGGACGCAGGGCGGCTGGCCTTCGTGGCCAACGGCAGCAGCGTGGCAGGCTTCTTCCAGCTGAGCGTGTCTGATGGGGCCAGCCCGCCCCTGCCCATGTCCCTGGCCGTGGACGTCTTGCCCTCAGCCATCGAGGTGCAGCTGCGGGCACCCTTAGAGGTGCCCCAAGCTCTAGGGCGCTCCTCCCTGAGCCGGCAGCAGCTCCAAGTGGTTTCCGATCGGGAAGAGCCGGATGCAGCCTACCACCTCATCCAGGGGCCCCAGTACGGGCATCTCCTGGTGGGTGGGCAGCCCGCCACAGCCTTCAGCCAGCTCCAGGTGGACCAGGGCGAAGTGGTCTTTGCTTTCACCAACTTCTCCTCCTCTCATGACCAATTCAGCATTCTGGCACTGGCCAGGGGTGCCAACACATCCGCCACAGTGAACATCACCGTGAGGGCTCTGCTGCACATGTGGACAGGAGGGCCATGGCCCCAGGGTGCCACCTTGCGCCTGGACCCCACCGTCTTAGATGCAGGGGAGCTGGCCAACCGCACGGGCAGTGTGCCACGTTTCCGGCTTCTGGCGGGACCCCAGCACGGTCGCTTGGTCCGCGTGCCCCGGGCCAGGacagagccctggggaggccaGCTAGTGGAGCAGTTCACCCAGCAGGACCTTGAGgatgggaggctggggctggaggtgggcaggCCAGACGGTGTGTCTCCCGGCCCTGCAGGCGACAGTCTCACTCTGGAGCTGTGGGCAAGGGGTGTCCCTCCTGCCGTGGCCTCACTGGACTTTGCCACTGAGCCTTACAGCGCGGCCCGGCCCTACAGAGTGGCCCTGCTCAGTCTGCCCGAGGCAGCTCGGACACAGGCAGGACAGCCAGAGAGCAGCACCTCCACAGGCCAGCCAGACCCGGTGGCCTCCAGCCCTGCGCCCACCACGGCCCAGGGCAGCTTCCTGGGCTTCCTCGAGGCTAACGTGTTCAGCGTCATCATCCCCGTGTGCCTGGTCCTCCTGCTCCTGGCGCTCATCTTGCCTCTGCTCTTCTACCTCCGCAAACGCAACAAGACGGGCAAACACGACGTCCAGGTGCTGACGGCCAAGCCTCGCAACGGCCTGGCCGGTGACACCGAGACCTTTCGCAAAGTGGACCCAGGCCAGGCCATCCCGCTCACAGCCGTGCCCGGCCAGGCAGCCCCGCCCGGGGCCCAGCCTGATCCAGAGCTGCTACAGTTCTGCCGGACATCCAACCCTGCCCTCAAGAACGGCCAGTACTGGGTGTGA